Proteins from a genomic interval of Deinococcus detaillensis:
- a CDS encoding GIY-YIG nuclease family protein — MTQTQPRAYKNFTPRMGIYVLRCPASDLTLLDFSPHVEGGVNRVRFQLDAGVYPDKDIQRRWTERGPDAFELEVLDELAYDPSKPADHDYSAELTELEALHRERLRLVLRPRNARGLR, encoded by the coding sequence ATGACCCAGACTCAGCCCCGCGCTTACAAGAACTTCACGCCCAGAATGGGTATTTACGTGCTACGCTGCCCAGCTTCCGACCTGACGTTGCTGGATTTCAGCCCTCACGTGGAAGGCGGCGTCAACCGTGTGCGCTTTCAGCTCGACGCTGGAGTGTATCCAGACAAAGACATTCAGCGGCGCTGGACAGAAAGGGGGCCGGACGCCTTCGAGCTTGAGGTGCTGGATGAACTCGCCTACGATCCCAGCAAGCCAGCCGATCACGACTACAGCGCCGAACTCACCGAACTCGAAGCCCTGCACCGCGAGCGTCTGAGACTCGTGCTCAGACCCAGGAACGCCCGAGGCCTGCGCTGA
- a CDS encoding metalloregulator ArsR/SmtB family transcription factor, whose product MNNVQDAADFFKALSHPARVLLVRLTWERARSGEELCKLLNLSAATVSHHLAQLDDAGLITAEQSGHHRFYRAHQAAFAPTLAQLVRAESKQPPSRTEAERYRAKVIQTFLKGGKLSAIPAQRKKRDVILEVLVNEFEVGREYPEREVNELLGTYHPDFFTLRRELIMRGLLERGNGVYWRPTEQAAVNPLAQEA is encoded by the coding sequence TTGAATAACGTTCAAGACGCCGCCGACTTCTTCAAAGCGCTGTCGCATCCAGCCCGTGTGCTTTTGGTTCGGCTGACTTGGGAACGCGCCCGCAGCGGCGAAGAGCTGTGCAAGCTGCTGAATTTGTCGGCGGCCACGGTCAGCCACCACCTCGCGCAGCTCGACGACGCCGGACTGATCACGGCGGAGCAGTCGGGCCACCACCGCTTTTACCGGGCGCACCAAGCCGCCTTCGCGCCCACACTGGCGCAACTGGTGCGGGCCGAATCAAAGCAACCTCCTTCCCGAACCGAAGCCGAGCGCTACCGTGCCAAGGTCATTCAGACGTTCCTCAAAGGTGGCAAGCTCAGCGCCATTCCTGCTCAGCGCAAAAAGCGGGACGTCATTTTAGAAGTGCTGGTCAACGAATTTGAAGTGGGCCGCGAGTACCCGGAGCGCGAAGTCAACGAACTTCTGGGCACGTATCACCCTGACTTTTTTACCTTGCGCCGTGAACTAATTATGCGCGGACTGTTGGAGCGCGGCAACGGTGTGTACTGGCGGCCCACTGAACAAGCGGCCGTCAACCCACTTGCGCAGGAGGCGTAG
- a CDS encoding aminopeptidase, with translation MTSSHPASSTAPDSNTADFQRLLAGYAELLVKVGVNLQPGGKLLVNAPLEAADLARLVARSAYQAGALSVVVRYVDEQLARLKMDAAPDAAIEYVPSWLPDEALRMIEDSYSFLTLDGSDPDLMAGADPERLAKTATLRAAVMRPVSQKMMGFEAAWCIGAISIPSWAIKVYPELAPEEAVSALWRDIFKVTRADTPDPVAAWQAHIARLGKVRDFLNTQHFASLHFADPNGETDLTVGLAEGHLWAGVEDHTKAGVKIVPNMPTDEVFTAPHRDRVDGVAVASKPLLVRGETVEGIRVRFESGKVVEASAHSGEATFLKLLDTDEGARHIGEVALVAASAPVAQTGRLFYNTLFDENAASHLALGRAYPFTFSQDPAQSGGNDSLIHEDWMIGTPSMNVDGVKPDGSRVTLMRGGEWAIEGLTT, from the coding sequence ATGACTTCCTCTCACCCAGCTTCCAGCACCGCCCCAGATTCCAACACTGCCGACTTTCAACGCCTCCTCGCGGGCTACGCCGAACTGCTGGTCAAGGTAGGCGTCAACCTGCAACCGGGCGGCAAACTGCTGGTCAATGCGCCGCTGGAAGCGGCCGATCTGGCCCGGCTGGTGGCCCGCAGCGCTTATCAGGCCGGAGCGTTGAGCGTGGTGGTGCGTTACGTTGACGAGCAACTCGCCCGCCTCAAGATGGACGCCGCTCCCGACGCGGCCATCGAGTATGTTCCGTCGTGGCTCCCCGACGAAGCCCTCAGGATGATCGAAGACAGCTATTCCTTCCTGACACTGGACGGCAGCGACCCCGATCTGATGGCCGGAGCCGACCCGGAACGGCTGGCCAAAACGGCCACGCTGCGGGCCGCCGTCATGCGCCCAGTCAGTCAAAAAATGATGGGCTTCGAGGCGGCGTGGTGCATCGGGGCAATCAGCATTCCGAGCTGGGCCATCAAGGTCTACCCCGAACTCGCGCCGGAAGAAGCGGTTTCGGCTCTCTGGCGCGACATTTTCAAGGTGACGCGGGCCGACACGCCTGATCCGGTGGCGGCGTGGCAAGCCCACATCGCCCGGCTGGGCAAGGTGCGCGACTTTCTGAATACCCAGCACTTTGCGTCGCTGCATTTTGCCGACCCGAACGGCGAAACCGACCTGACGGTGGGGCTGGCCGAGGGCCACCTCTGGGCAGGCGTGGAAGACCACACCAAGGCGGGCGTGAAAATCGTGCCGAACATGCCCACCGACGAAGTGTTCACCGCGCCGCACCGAGACCGGGTCGACGGCGTGGCGGTGGCCAGCAAGCCGCTCCTGGTCAGGGGTGAGACGGTGGAGGGCATTCGGGTGCGCTTTGAGAGCGGCAAGGTGGTGGAGGCCAGCGCCCACAGCGGCGAGGCGACTTTCCTCAAGCTGCTCGACACCGACGAGGGTGCGCGGCACATCGGGGAAGTGGCGCTGGTGGCGGCCAGCGCTCCCGTCGCGCAGACCGGACGACTCTTCTACAACACCCTCTTTGACGAGAATGCCGCCTCACACCTCGCCCTGGGCCGCGCCTACCCCTTTACGTTTAGCCAAGACCCAGCCCAGAGCGGCGGCAACGACTCACTAATTCACGAAGACTGGATGATCGGCACGCCCAGCATGAACGTGGACGGTGTGAAGCCAGACGGCAGCCGCGTGACGCTGATGCGCGGCGGCGAGTGGGCCATCGAGGGCCTGACGACCTGA
- a CDS encoding hemolysin family protein: MSTYLVPILIILVLVVVNGVFVAAEFSLLAARVSRLESLAKEGNAAARALTQVMSSAQNKDRYIAVAQLGITLASIGLGMYGEHELAGWLYAPFERLGLGEGAAHSAGAVISLLAITFMHIVFGEMIPKGLALQLPESTSLSVSPLMRLFAVIFAPLVWLLSGMAVGLMRLLGIRDPGENSFLYSSRELAIVTRESAEGGQIDDAQQNLIQNIFALEDHTAAELMTPRTRLKALSISASAEAIHTLIAEAPRSRFPVYEESLDNIVGVLHIKDFIRARSLLGNKAGAGAGFNLRRLLRKLPSVAESETAEDLLALFKRERVHAALVVDEYGGTLGFVTMDDLIEDVIELDEDDPRIIHNPDGSYSLDGEVTLSELRDDLGFKLVSDDANTVAGLVLAAYGTLPPAGITVHVQNVDLTAEAVEGLRITRVRLRQVDGV; this comes from the coding sequence GTGAGCACCTACCTCGTGCCGATCCTCATTATTCTGGTGCTGGTCGTTGTCAACGGTGTGTTCGTGGCGGCTGAATTCTCGCTGTTGGCCGCCAGAGTATCGCGCCTGGAGAGTCTTGCCAAAGAAGGCAATGCCGCCGCCCGCGCCCTGACCCAAGTGATGAGCAGCGCCCAGAACAAAGACCGCTATATCGCCGTGGCGCAACTCGGCATTACGCTTGCCAGCATCGGGCTGGGCATGTACGGCGAACACGAACTGGCAGGCTGGCTCTACGCGCCTTTTGAGCGGCTGGGACTCGGCGAGGGCGCGGCGCACTCGGCCGGAGCAGTGATCAGCTTGCTGGCCATCACCTTTATGCATATTGTCTTCGGTGAGATGATTCCCAAGGGGCTGGCGCTGCAACTGCCCGAATCCACCAGCTTGAGTGTCAGCCCGCTGATGCGCTTATTTGCAGTGATTTTTGCGCCGCTGGTGTGGCTGCTCAGCGGCATGGCCGTGGGGCTGATGCGGCTTTTGGGCATCCGCGATCCGGGTGAAAACAGCTTCCTGTATTCCAGCCGCGAACTGGCAATTGTGACCCGCGAGAGCGCTGAAGGCGGGCAAATTGACGACGCCCAGCAAAACCTGATTCAAAATATCTTCGCGCTCGAAGACCACACTGCCGCCGAGCTGATGACGCCGCGCACCCGCCTCAAAGCCCTTTCCATCAGCGCCAGCGCCGAAGCCATTCACACCCTGATCGCCGAGGCTCCGCGCAGCCGCTTCCCGGTCTACGAAGAGAGCCTAGACAACATCGTGGGCGTGCTGCACATCAAAGACTTCATTCGCGCCCGCAGCTTGCTGGGAAACAAAGCCGGTGCGGGCGCGGGATTTAATTTGCGCCGCCTGCTCCGCAAACTGCCCAGCGTGGCCGAGTCGGAGACGGCGGAAGATTTGCTGGCCCTCTTCAAACGCGAGCGGGTTCACGCCGCTTTAGTGGTCGACGAATACGGCGGCACACTGGGCTTTGTCACGATGGACGACCTGATCGAAGACGTGATCGAGCTGGACGAAGACGACCCACGCATCATCCACAACCCCGACGGCTCGTACAGCTTGGACGGCGAAGTGACACTTTCGGAGCTGCGCGACGACCTCGGCTTCAAGCTGGTGTCTGACGACGCCAACACGGTGGCGGGCTTGGTGCTGGCCGCTTACGGCACCTTGCCGCCTGCCGGCATCACGGTACACGTGCAGAACGTGGATTTGACCGCCGAAGCGGTGGAGGGCCTCAGAATCACGCGGGTACGGCTGCGGCAAGTGGACGGCGTTTGA
- a CDS encoding FAD-binding dehydrogenase, giving the protein MTLQPADVIVVGAGLAGLVAAAEVADAGKTVLLLDQEGEQSLGGQAFWSLGGLFLVDSPEQRRLGIHDSHELASQDWLNTAGFDRPEDHWPRQWAQAYLAFAAGEKRSWLRSQGVQFFPAVGWAERGGQGAGGPGNSVPRFHIVWGSGPGIVEPFERRVRQHVQAGRIQFAFRHRVRGLTLSAGRVTGVHGDVLESSEAARGERSSRVVVGEFDLTAGATILTSGGIGGNPELVRQNWPTERLGPAPAFMITGVPAHVDGQMQLAAQAAGASLINPDRMWHYTEGIRNWNPIWPGHGIRVLPGPSSLWLDPSGRRLPFPHYPGFDTLGTLQHITRNGYPYTWFLLNRAIIKKEFSLSGSEQNPDWTNRDIGLSLKRAGRNVQGPVQAFMDHGADFVVRSNLPDLVRGMNELIGNEAVNYETVEREVRERDIQTHNDVGKDTQLALVRSARALLSERLTRVVRPAPILNPADGPLIAVKMNILTRKTLGGLETDLQARVLAPGGAVMPGLYAAGEVAGFGGGGVHGYRALEGTFLGGCLFSGRIAGRSVAQEV; this is encoded by the coding sequence ATGACCTTACAACCAGCCGATGTGATCGTGGTGGGCGCGGGCCTCGCGGGGCTGGTGGCCGCCGCCGAAGTCGCCGACGCGGGCAAAACAGTGCTGCTGCTCGACCAAGAAGGTGAGCAAAGTCTCGGCGGTCAAGCCTTCTGGTCGTTGGGCGGCCTTTTTTTGGTGGACTCGCCGGAGCAGCGTCGCCTCGGCATCCATGATTCGCACGAGCTGGCCAGCCAAGATTGGCTCAACACGGCGGGCTTTGACCGGCCCGAGGATCACTGGCCGCGTCAGTGGGCGCAGGCGTACCTGGCGTTCGCGGCGGGCGAGAAACGCAGTTGGCTGAGATCTCAAGGCGTTCAGTTTTTTCCGGCGGTGGGCTGGGCCGAGCGCGGTGGACAGGGCGCGGGCGGCCCCGGCAACAGCGTGCCGAGGTTTCACATCGTCTGGGGCAGCGGGCCGGGCATTGTCGAACCGTTCGAGCGGCGGGTGCGCCAGCACGTTCAGGCGGGGCGCATCCAGTTTGCTTTTCGCCACCGGGTACGTGGACTGACCCTCTCGGCGGGGCGAGTGACCGGCGTTCACGGCGACGTATTGGAATCCTCGGAGGCGGCGCGGGGCGAGCGCAGCTCAAGGGTGGTGGTGGGCGAGTTCGACTTGACGGCGGGGGCGACCATTCTCACGTCCGGCGGCATCGGCGGCAACCCCGAACTGGTGAGGCAAAACTGGCCCACCGAGCGTCTCGGCCCCGCTCCCGCCTTCATGATCACGGGTGTTCCGGCGCATGTGGACGGCCAGATGCAACTCGCCGCCCAGGCCGCTGGAGCCAGCTTGATCAACCCGGACCGGATGTGGCACTACACCGAGGGGATTCGGAACTGGAATCCGATTTGGCCGGGTCACGGCATCCGGGTGCTGCCGGGGCCGAGCAGCCTGTGGCTCGATCCCAGCGGGCGGCGGCTGCCATTTCCCCATTATCCCGGCTTCGACACGCTCGGCACCTTGCAGCACATCACCCGAAATGGCTATCCCTACACCTGGTTTTTGCTCAACCGGGCCATCATCAAAAAGGAATTTAGCTTATCGGGCAGCGAGCAGAACCCGGATTGGACCAACCGCGATATCGGCTTGTCGCTGAAACGGGCAGGCCGTAACGTGCAGGGGCCGGTGCAAGCGTTTATGGATCATGGAGCCGACTTCGTGGTGCGTTCCAACTTGCCCGATCTGGTGCGCGGCATGAATGAGCTGATCGGTAACGAGGCCGTGAACTACGAAACGGTGGAGCGAGAAGTCCGTGAGCGCGACATCCAAACCCACAACGACGTGGGGAAAGACACCCAACTCGCCCTCGTCCGGTCGGCCCGCGCCCTGCTCAGTGAGCGCCTGACGCGGGTGGTGAGGCCCGCTCCGATCCTTAATCCGGCGGACGGGCCGCTGATTGCCGTCAAGATGAACATCCTGACCCGCAAAACCTTGGGGGGACTGGAAACCGATTTGCAAGCCAGGGTTTTGGCTCCCGGCGGCGCGGTGATGCCGGGCCTCTACGCGGCAGGCGAGGTGGCGGGTTTCGGCGGCGGCGGCGTTCACGGCTACCGCGCTCTGGAGGGCACCTTTTTGGGCGGCTGCCTGTTCAGTGGGCGGATAGCCGGGCGCTCGGTGGCGCAGGAGGTTTGA